From one Humulus lupulus chromosome 8, drHumLupu1.1, whole genome shotgun sequence genomic stretch:
- the LOC133797639 gene encoding auxin-responsive protein SAUR36-like, with amino-acid sequence MRKIRGFKLGKRLFRVTRWVLRKTQIRNGYRRLSQASSAHKSKPISKLISWGRRLTKGAKSLCCSKPGSGYVQLGHEPFLKKQPEVPKGHLAVYVGQEDGDFRRVLVPVIYFNHPLFSELLREAEEQYGFQHDGGITIPCRISEFEQVKTRIAAGSGGRKHAWKRHY; translated from the coding sequence ATGAGGAAGATACGCGGCTTCAAGCTCGGGAAACGTCTTTTCCGGGTCACGAGATGGGTTCTCCGGAAAACCCAGATTCGAAACGGATACCGCCGGTTGAGCCAGGCGTCGTCAGCTCATAAGTCCAAGCCCATTTCGAAACTCATCAGTTGGGGTCGTCGCCTGACGAAAGGAGCTAAATCGCTGTGTTGCTCCAAACCCGGGTCGGGTTATGTCCAGCTGGGTCACGAGCCGTTTTTGAAGAAGCAGCCGGAGGTTCCGAAGGGTCATCTGGCGGTTTACGTTGGCCAAGAAGACGGGGACTTTCGCAGGGTGTTGGTTCCTGTGATTTACTTTAACCATCCTCTGTTTAGTGAGCTATTGAGAGAGGCAGAGGAACAGTACGGGTTTCAACACGACGGTGGAATCACCATCCCTTGTCGGATCTCTGAGTTCGAACAAGTCAAGACCCGAATCGCCGCCGGGTCTGGTGGCCGGAAGCATGCGTGGAAGCGCCATTATTGA